One bacterium genomic window, AAAAGACCGGGGACGTTCCGGGGTCGAATCCGGCTGCTCCTTGAATCCCCGCCGCCGGGAAAGCCGGTTTCGTCAAGGCGCCAGGGGCAGCAGCACCGCCGCTTCCGCCCCGCCGCCTTCCCGGTTGCGGATCTCCATGCGGCCCCGCAGCCGTTTCAGGTAGAAAGCGGCGATGCCCAACCCGTAGCCGCTGCCTTCTTCGCCCTCGGTTCCGGGAAGGGAATCCTCGCGCTCCGGCGGCCCGGTCCCGCGGAAAAAGTGGGGCGGGAAGCCCGGCCCCCGATCCTGAATCTCGATGCGGGCGAACCCGTGTTCCCGGGTCGCCCGGATCTCGATCCGTCCGCCCCGGGGGGAAAATTTGATGGCGTTGGTCAGCAGGTTGCCGAGGACGGAGTTGCAGATCAGGGGTAGGTTGGTGTTGACGGCGAGGTCCGTCTCGCCTTGCCAGGCCAGGTCGAGGTCCTTCTGGCGGAGGCGGTGGCAGAAAACCTCGGCCAGGCGCTCGCGGATCCTGTCCAGGGGCACGGGCTCGACCGTCCGGATGAAGGGCGTCTCCTCATGGGCGTCTTCCACCCCGACGATGATCTCGTTGATCCGGGTTGCCATCAAGGAAATCGCTTTCAGGTCGCCGTCCCGGGTCTCGCCGCTTTCCCGGGCGATCTGGGTCCTGGAGACGATGGCGCTCAAGGGATTGCGGATGTCGTGGAAGATGACGGCGTTGAGGCGCCGCCGGGTTTCCAATTCGCGGCGCAGGCTGCGG contains:
- a CDS encoding ATP-binding protein, whose translation is MQGEPTEISPSDSSTVWHPWPPKPTPEPESWRNRLRLRSFRFVLSVTTAAIVLIVGRDALASGTVPLSGAGAALCLILIQVLVVLNPAWCRPLLWAGLAILLEATFQELRPLPEMTSNPAYVFLPLLVLYGVLLGDLALNLAAVAFILLLCGLNLFCAPEISGPVVTRIVNISVATTVISLTGVGVWLQHQKLIHALARQARSLRRELETRRRLNAVIFHDIRNPLSAIVSRTQIARESGETRDGDLKAISLMATRINEIIVGVEDAHEETPFIRTVEPVPLDRIRERLAEVFCHRLRQKDLDLAWQGETDLAVNTNLPLICNSVLGNLLTNAIKFSPRGGRIEIRATREHGFARIEIQDRGPGFPPHFFRGTGPPEREDSLPGTEGEEGSGYGLGIAAFYLKRLRGRMEIRNREGGGAEAAVLLPLAP